Proteins found in one Luteimonas chenhongjianii genomic segment:
- a CDS encoding quinone-dependent dihydroorotate dehydrogenase, producing MYSSLRPLLFRLDPERAHGLTLAALDTLHRTGLSSLAAKPPQPLPTEAFGLRFANPVGLAAGLDKNGEHIDALFALGFGFVEIGTVTPRPQAGNPKPRMFRLPRHRALINRLGFNNGGVDALIANVARARRNGILGINIGKNKDTPNEQAADDYLFCMERVYPLADYITVNISSPNTAGLRELQEEQSLRRLIGTLREAQERLAGQHGKRVPVLVKVAPDLSDDDIEAAARVLSDLRVDGVIATNTTVSRVSVQGDRRADEAGGLSGEPLMNKSTTVLRMLRTRLASDIPLIGVGGILSGADAVKKMAAGASLVQVYSGLVYRGPALIGDCVEAIRRRREAPSRGNLPSR from the coding sequence ATGTATTCCAGCCTGCGCCCCCTGCTGTTCCGGCTCGATCCCGAGCGCGCGCACGGCCTGACACTGGCTGCGCTCGATACGCTGCATCGCACGGGCCTGTCGTCGCTCGCGGCCAAGCCCCCGCAGCCGTTGCCGACCGAAGCCTTCGGCCTGCGCTTCGCCAATCCGGTCGGCCTTGCCGCCGGCCTCGACAAGAACGGCGAGCACATCGACGCCCTGTTCGCGCTGGGCTTCGGCTTCGTCGAGATCGGCACGGTGACGCCGCGGCCACAGGCAGGCAACCCGAAGCCGAGGATGTTCCGCCTGCCACGCCATCGCGCGTTGATCAACCGGCTCGGCTTCAACAATGGGGGTGTCGACGCCCTGATCGCCAATGTCGCCCGCGCCAGGCGCAACGGCATCCTCGGCATCAACATCGGCAAGAACAAGGACACCCCCAACGAACAGGCCGCCGACGACTACCTGTTCTGCATGGAGCGCGTGTATCCGCTCGCCGACTACATCACCGTCAATATCTCGTCCCCGAATACCGCCGGCCTGCGCGAACTGCAGGAAGAACAGTCGCTGCGCAGGCTGATCGGCACGCTGCGCGAAGCGCAGGAGCGCCTGGCTGGCCAGCACGGCAAGCGCGTGCCGGTGCTGGTCAAGGTGGCACCGGATCTGAGCGACGACGACATCGAAGCCGCGGCGCGGGTGCTCTCGGACCTGCGCGTCGACGGCGTCATCGCGACCAATACGACGGTCTCGCGTGTCAGCGTGCAGGGCGACCGGCGCGCCGACGAAGCCGGCGGGCTGTCCGGCGAGCCGTTGATGAACAAGTCCACGACCGTGCTGCGCATGCTGCGCACCCGGCTGGCGAGTGACATCCCGCTGATCGGCGTGGGCGGCATCCTTTCCGGTGCCGACGCGGTCAAGAAGATGGCCGCCGGCGCGTCGCTGGTCCAGGTGTATTCGGGCCTGGTCTATCGCGGGCCGGCGCTGATCGGCGATTGCGTCGAGGCAATCCGGCGGCGTCGCGAAGCGCCGAGCCGCGGCAACCTGCCCAGCCGCTGA